The sequence CCTCTTCGGTTAATTGACTTTTCATGAAGTCCCAGAAAGAGCCGCTTCTTTTGCCCGGTTCCGGGAGTTTCTTTAAAGACGTGATTACATCGTCGACTAATTTTTTCATTGTCTTGGACATAAATTCCTCTCATTTAAAATGATATCATAAAAATAGTTTTACTGACAAAGGATAATATATATATAGAAAAGAAATAATGAAAATATAATTTCCGTTAAGCGCAAATTTATTATTTTGGAAGTAGAAAAAAATGCCCCTGTAGTTCAAAGGATAGAACGCGAGCCTCCGGAGCTCGAGATGTGGGTTCGATTCCCGCCGGGGGTACAGATTTTCTCCATATTGTAAGGATAGCTATGTCTTTCAAAAAAACTCTCACTCAATTCCCCCGCAATTTCTGGACAGTAATCACAATGGAATTTTTTGAGCGAGGCTCATATTACGGCGTTATGTCTGTCCTGTCGGTTTATCTTGTCATAAGCCAAGACGAAGGCGGGCTCGGATTTTCAAAAGAGAGCGTGGGTATAATCAAAAGCACCATTACGCCGCTGCTTTATTTTTTGCCCATTCTCTCCGGAGCAATAGCCGACAGATTCGGCTATAAAAAAACTCTTATGTTTGCATTCGTACTTATGAGCAGCGGATATTTTTTGACTTCTCTTTTTACTTCTTACGGACTGGTTTTTGCAAGTTTGATTTTGATGGCGATCGGCGCGGGATTTTTTAAGCCCGTTATATCGGGTACGATTGCGCGCAGCACGGACAAATCGAATTCAACGCTTGCTTTCGGAATATTTTATTGGACAATTAATCTGGGCGCGTTTTTATTCCCTCTTATTCTCGTACCGATGCTGAAGCAAATATCGTGGTCGTATATTTTCGTAATGGCGGCTGTGGGAACGGGCTGGCTTATTTTGCTCAACATATTTGTGTACAAGGAACCGGAAAAGCCGAGCAATACAAAGTCGTTGGCGCGGGTTCTTGTCGATATGGTAAAAGTTCTCGGAGATTTCAGATTCGTAATTATGATTGTAATTTATTCGGGATTCTGGATTCTCTATTTCCAACAGTTCGACACGGTGCTCTGGTACGTAAGAGAATATGTGGATACAACGCCGGTAAATAATCTGGTAAATTCCGCTCTTGGAATCTTTGTTTCGAATCCGAATTGGAAATTCGACGTGGAACATGTAACGGTTATTAATGCCGGCACAATCATTTTACTGCAGATATTCATTTCCAATCTGGTAAAAAACAAGAAGGCGCTGCCTACAATGATTACGGGTATAGCTCTCGGAACA comes from Melioribacter roseus P3M-2 and encodes:
- a CDS encoding MFS transporter, which translates into the protein MSFKKTLTQFPRNFWTVITMEFFERGSYYGVMSVLSVYLVISQDEGGLGFSKESVGIIKSTITPLLYFLPILSGAIADRFGYKKTLMFAFVLMSSGYFLTSLFTSYGLVFASLILMAIGAGFFKPVISGTIARSTDKSNSTLAFGIFYWTINLGAFLFPLILVPMLKQISWSYIFVMAAVGTGWLILLNIFVYKEPEKPSNTKSLARVLVDMVKVLGDFRFVIMIVIYSGFWILYFQQFDTVLWYVREYVDTTPVNNLVNSALGIFVSNPNWKFDVEHVTVINAGTIILLQIFISNLVKNKKALPTMITGIALGTIGMGILAISTHPYVFILGIFIFSVGEMTAHPKFISYVGLIAPEDKKALYLGYAFLYGVIGSGIGGVLGANLYVHFVDNLKNPQILWLIFSSIGLATIVGLLLYNKFLRPKTEDV